The genomic DNA CCTTTCTGCTGACTCTTTGAGCTACTTTGCGTCTCGTGAGTGAAGCACTCAGAACTGTTGCCAGGTTACATATTAACCAGTTGACACAGGCAACCCAAGCTAATAGTTTGGTCAGTTTCGTTCGGaattctaataataatataatataataataataataataataataattctacACATGGGTGAGATATTTATATTTCTGGATGTAACATTAACACATGGCTCTGTCCTACTCAGAGCTCATTGCTATTGCTCCTACACATActcattattaatattaattgtaGTAGAACTGGTAATCAAGATTCTAGAATATTTCGATTGCGGACAGAGGTTATCGTACTAAAAAAGTAATTATATGCTTTAATAGTTTCAGTTCCTTTGATAATTCTTTTAAATTCCCCCACCCACGCCCCTGTTCGACTGTTTAAGTTCTTCTCTTAAAGTGAAAAGTACCTATTAACACACCTACTAAGGTATTTCTGTCTCATTTTACATGATGAAtgtaaaacaattaagacaacaCGCTCTGTATTTTACATTTGCAAACACTCTTCTTGTCTACGCTGTCGAGACTTTTGTGACCGATTGTTTGTCGTACTAAAAGTGAGTAAATGAGCATTACCTTACTCTCTGAAAAGTAGGTTAATTGGGGTAAAGGGCGAAATAATTTATGAGCCTGCGTTGCAGGTGTAAACGGGAAGCAAGATGTAGGGGAGGCGAAAACCAACGTCACGTCATGAGCTTCCATCGGCGCAATCCCTCCCACTGCCCGGTTTACGGGTGCTTCCCCAGGCTAGAAATGAGGAGGCCCTTCTCATTAGATGTCATTCTCTCGGCTTAGCCAGGTTCAGATCGCTTTACTTGCGAATTGTTATTTCGCCCTATACTCCACTAGCTAGTGAGATGTTCCCTGGCTACTGACAGATCGAAACGTTATGCATATGGTATacatatttcctattttttcttaCTCATTGCAATCGCAAAGCTAAAACAAGTCCACTTAGAGCATCTATGTAGTCTGCCTTTCGTTTGTTATTAAAACCTTCCGTTGTTATGTCAAAGTAGTTGCATACAATACGAAGCATAGCAATGCTGAGCTGCTTGAGTCTCTTTCTTTGTACAAGGCGCAAATGTCTAGGTTGTCATATACAATTGGATGCCGCAACTGAACTTCTTGAAGTATGGCTTGTCGTGTGACATCCATTTGCTGCTGCTCTTCTGCCGCCATGATATCTGGCGCTGAAAGTTCACCTTGATCATAACGACATTTTGCCGCCATTCTAGAAAAAAAAGACTGCACTTGCTGCGTGGTGAGATACTCGTCTCTCTTGAACAGCTTCGAGCCATCCATCTTCTTGGCAAATCTCATGTCTCGGGCTACATTAATGGGATCCTGTTTTGGCCTGTTGCCTGGCCAAGATTAAATTTTTCCTCCAAATATTTCTTCTGGGTATCACTGAATCGATTAAACTTTTTGATAGTCTTCAAGGCCCACCCCTCGGGTAAATTGTTAGCGCTTACTGAGACGTCTTCTTGTTCAAAGGGGTGCCGAGATTGCTTCACTCGATCCTTCGACTAAAAGGGCGTGGTATTTCTTTTTAGCCACGTCCAACAGAGTGCATCTCTCAGGCACCATCTTGCACTGACCAAACAATAGGTGCTTTTCCAAACTGGAATGCCTCTGGTACATTTTGACACATCCTTCATTTGGGCAGGTAAGGAGTTCACTTGAGAACTTATCACTCCCTGTTGCTGGCTGCTCATCGTCCACTTGCACTTTTTTTGACCTTTCTTGTGACACACTAACAAAGTCTCCATGGGAGAATCTTCCCTCGAAGGAACAATTTTGCAAGTAATTTGGAACTGGAAGAAACAGAACCCTAATCATTGTAAAGGTCTGACTGTTGATTTAATAGAGCATTCGTCGCAAAATAGTCCACGCAAAATGATTCATTTGATCATATGACGAAATTGCTTTGCTATTTACTCATTTGACTTCCCAATTGATGCGCGTAGCACGTAGAAACTTTTTGTGTTCTAATACCTTttctgccttttgttttggctgTTACATGCCATGTATGATAATTCCTTTGTAATGGTCATTTGAGTAGTTTTCAAAAGGCCACAAACAGAAGACAGCCATTGTATAGGCAAGTCATACAACCTTAGCGAACCACAGGAAACCCCAAATATGTACCCAAATTCTGAGAAAGGGTTTGAGGTGTGGCTGTTTATTTGATATATGCTAAATACAATCGTTCCTCTTCATATATCTCCACCGTTAATGTGGGTTTTGAATAAGGTGATCATGACGTTACATAAGCAGAAGTTACAAGGGTATTTTACTCGATAGCCACTTAACTTGAAAATTGCAAGACCCTGGGAAAGAAGTTGTGCTAATTACAGCTTACAAACCCCTGAAAACTAATTATATTCCGCTGTATTTTACGACAAACAGCAGCCAACAGTTCCACTTTCCAGAAATttgacagcaataataaaaTCAGTTGTATAGACTGCATTGTTTATGTGAAACATGAATGCAATACGTACCTTCAATTTGGCTTTGGTTAATTAGTTTGCCTTGTCCCACCTGAAACGCCCTCCAGACGGTAATACCTTGCTCGCTGTACTGGAAGTTGTTCAGGGAACTTACTCCCGCTAACTTAACATGAGGGAGAACATTCTTTCCTTCAGTGCTTGCGTTAACTAGGACAACCCGTACGCCATTTAGACCTCCGTTAGACAACATAGCGTCTCTGAAGTCTTTGGCATTCTGCACATCGTGACCCTCGTTAATGTGACGTCTGACGTGAGCCTTTATTGAGGCAGCTCTCCTGTCGCAAGCTCCTTTTCCGCCTTGTGGGTCGCTGAAGTCGACCCGGCGGACTCTGACATCGGTTTTGGTCTTAATTGCGTTACATGTTGCCAGCAACACTGAGTTGTGATAACACCCAGCATTGTCCTGGCGGAGAAAGGCAGATGTAATCTCTGGGTGCTCGAATTTAAGGGTGCGCAAAGTATGCTCTAAGATGCGTACAACTGCAGATGTATCTTGTAAACAGTTCTCGATGATATGTACGAATGTCTGGCTTTGCAGCCTTCCGTCTACTTTTCGCGCCACAACGCTTAAATGCCACGAAAGCCCCCGTTTTCCGAACCAGTCGGACTGAGATTCGCGATACTTCGCGGGTAAAAATTTCATCGCCCAGTCTTGGGTTATGAGAACCGAAGCGTCGTCAAGCAAATTCAAGCAGTCAATTCTCGCTTGATCTTGCCGAACACTGCGAAGTTGGTGTGCTTTCCAAGACGTAATAGCCTCCTCTGATTGTTTGAACGTGTATAACTGGTCTTCTAATTCCTCCTCTGGCATACGGGTCTCGTTCAACAAATACCCTTCAATGTTCCGCAAGACGCTTCGGAGACCTTCACACTGTGAGCAACTCCGGTCATGTACATGTTGGCATGGGCTTTGTAGTTGGCTATCGGTGATATCACTCAGCGCATAAGTGCTGCAATGATCAGCAATAGCAGTGCTCTCCGAAACATGAACCTGGAAAAGAAATGGTTATGTACTTTTCATAAACTTCACTTTGAATGATGCTATTTCTTCCTTCCCTGGAAAAGCTGCATAAAGAGGGtcacgtttttgtatacaaagaAGGCGGTAAGTCTCAATATTTCAATATTTAGTTAATATTCAACTAAAAGTTGAAGTTGTTGATTCATCGCATTTTCTTTCTACTGGATGATTGTAATTGTGACTTCTATACAGCATATGTACCTACTGACGATGCGTAAATATCTTTTTGTATGACAGAATTGCCTTTACTAAACGACAGTGTTTTACCTTAAAATCTGACTTTAGATACTGTTTACTTTCTTTCAGTGATCTTTCCCAGCTTTTTGCAGCTTCTTTTGACAGACCCATCTCCTCTAACCGCTCTATCAGGGTGCTCAAGTCATCAAAGCCCTTTGCACCTGCTGCAGCCGTATAATCAAGTCCTTGAAGGGACTTCCTTACTGTCGCAGAGCAGGCAGAGAGGATGCGTAACATTGTGGCAGCTCCGAAGGGCTTAAACTCGGTCTCTTTGCAATATACCTGATACTGCCGCACTAGTCTGCTCGGTATCATAGTGCGTATGACATTAGGAGTTTCCAGAACTTGACCGGAAGAGAGGCGAAGATGGCGCTGTCCAAAAGGAAGGTCCTGAGTAACATGTGGACTTGTGACGTAGTCTAAAAAATGGTCAAGTTGGGTGAGCTCAATGCGCAACCGGGGGCTTTTCAACATTGAAACCTCCGCACCACGCCCATACTGCAGCGCATGATGCCTCGCCATTTTGAAGCGGTACTCAGTCAAACCAGGTATATAATGCTGGATACGCTTAAAGGATATCAGATCTGCCATTATAGACAGTACTTGCCGCCGCGTTTCCCAACAAGATGCGTACCGGTAAGTCTCAGCCAGGGCGTTGAGGTATTTCTGCTGTTCAGGTGACTCCTCTGCAATTCCAAATTCTTTCTCCACAGTGCCTGAATTTCTAAGTGCTTCCCAAAGATGGCCTGCGTCTCCCGGTGCTATAACTTCAAGTCCGGCCACCACCAGGTTCTTTGCTTTTGCTATGTGACCCTTTTTGGTGCGAACACTTGTCTCAGCCCATCTCTTTTTGGATGGCCCTATTGTAGGTGCGTTGCAGCAACGGAGAAATTCGTTGAGTTTTATTCGTCGATGTACTTTGCTATCATTTTCTGAAGGAGTGTTATCAGATAAGTCAGTACTGCTACTGGTTGGTGAATCTGATTTCGGTGAACTTGGCTGATAGGTGTCTGGTTCTTGAAGATGAAGTTGTAGCACTGCGTCGGCCAGGTTTTCCATGTCTATATCACTTGAAACGTTCtgtgaatgtaaaaaaaaaaatactgacgTTTTAGCAATACACTGAGAGCGTACACAGTTTGTATCGGATTTTGCAACAGTATGTTAAAAATTGCTCCAAATTGCAAGAGCGTGATTTTACTTAACCTGTCCATAGTGTTTACGAAATTTctagttttgttaaattttgtcATGAACTTTTGCCTCTTCTTATGGTTTTAATACTTTTTAAACTCCACGAAATAAACAGCAAGTAAGTCTTACCTCTTTAATATTTCCTTCTTGGGGTTTTTCGCTTAATCCGGAAGCTGCTGATGCCGCCGTTTGTTGATTTCCGTCGCGGGATTCCTTACACAATCCAGGGTCGGCTGTGACGAAAGCTGCTGATGCTACCGTTTCTTCAGTTGGCACTGGTGCTTCCAAAATTTCCCCATCAAGCTTCCCTCGGCATTGCCTGCATATTTCTGCACATAAAAATACCTCCGATTGAGTTTTTTTAGTTGGTGGGTAGAATCTGTACAACCTTTACAGCCGAACCTAATTCCTCCAACAAAAAACCTAGCCGTCTTTTTAAGCCCGTGGGAGGATTTTGTAACTAAATGAGTGGCTTACTTCGAGAAAGCCTTTTCAAACATACTTCCTTAACTATAAGCTCAGGGAAACGTTTCTCAAAGACCCAGATTTGATTTTCCAAGAACGTTATGTCAAAAAGATTCTTTCAAGTTCCCGTTCTGCTGACTCAGCCCACAAGCAAACTTAATTTGGTTTGTCAACAGACCTGTCTCTTTGTCGAAACAATTCCTCACAAGAAGAAGTTTCCCGGGTCACTTACTTAGTTTTCTGAGAAACGTGCCCCAGGGGTCTTTAGTGACGCGCCCAGTAGGGTTGGCGCTCATATGTGGCTcgtgacaataataataataataataataataataataataataataataatataatatattattattattattattattatattattattattaattttttttaaaattatattttataaCTTACGCGACGCCACAGGAAGTAACACACCAGAGGAGTGGAATAGCTGCCTGGACTGCGAGAGCGTAATACCGCGTTCTCCTCTCACAGGCTTAGTTGGGTGTGAACACCATGAAATCGGAGCAGTACAGTTTGTTTTATTAGATCGCCATCTAACACCGAAAGAGTCACGATGTCTTGGACAAATAGTCAGTTGAAGATGCGAGTTGTCGATATCAAACACCCCTGTAAGATGAACATGAAACACTGAAACTACAAACTGAACCATGACCTGCTGTATCTACAAAATGTTAGCAACCTTAAGGCTTGAAAAGTTTAATTATCTAGACACTTTTGCTTTTAGGTCCTCCTTTCCCCGATCCCCTACTTTGCAGAGTGCAatcaaaattcttccttttcctCTCGTTTTGGagatcaaacatttctgattaTGACAGACAAACTCGTCTTCAGCTACATACTATGGCATATATTATAGCATTTCGGACAGCGGAAGTTATGCGTGACACTAGTACGTGACACTGAATCGTGCATGATGCATGACAATTGGCTGGTACAGAACAGCCAGCATGCACAGTCACCTATTGCGTGGTGTTGCCCGACGTGGTTCTCGCATTGAAGGTTTAGGGTGCAGATTATAACACAAATTTTCAAAGATCAAAATCACTTTGCGTTTGGCTAGATAAATACACGTGATATGTACTCTCTTACCTGCTCGAGCAAGCACGAGCTTCGATTCACAGTCTAAGGCAGAGTCTCCGAATACACGAAAATTTCGAAGGTGACCCTGGATACTCTTTGCACAGCTTCCCACAACCACACACTGAACATTTGCCGGATTGTCTGCACTTGATCCACACGATCCTCCGACAAGCTTGGCAAAACCACATGAAGCcattaaattacaatttctAACTTAAATATAAACGCAGGATCCTCCGGTTATATATGTTATGTACAAGAAAATCCAAATCAGACGTTAATTTGAAAGGCCAAAGGATACaactttttttacaagaaaataTTGCTCGCGCTAAAACAAGACAGCTCAGAGTTAATTCAAAGCACGTGCACGCACAGTTCTGCGAAATAGCGCAGTTCCGAATtcctgcatgcctcagtttcaaagcgagtcctggtgctcgaccattcaaatggaaatgagttgcttattctcatgcaaatcaaactcatttccatttcaatagttgagcaccaagtcTCACTTCGAAactgagacaaacagcaactcggtaATGGCCTATTCGATATCAGCAAGTGCACACACCTGTTATCCCGAGACAATGACCTCGTTGACATGCGGTAAGCAAAGATGAGTGGGTAAAGAAAGTGgtataaatgaaataaagcttatattAAAAACCGtaataaaacaatcaattccaaaaaaaaagaaaaaaaaaaaaaaaaaggcaaccaAACAAGTAGTAACAATAAGGATAAATAAACAAGGACGCTCTCTGTAGCGTGGGAATTTTATTTGTAGCCGGGCAACCGCTGACAGTGTTTCGAACAAGCTCTGAAGCCGCAGCAATGTTTACATCCTTCCTCATCAAGATAGCGAACATTAAGGTAAGAAATAACTCCAAGTGTTTAATCAACTATTTATTTTTCTAGTTTTCTCAAACATTTTTCTCGATAACGATTTATAAACTGACATTTTTTTGCGTGCTTTGTCTGTGCTCGGCAACCGCCaaatgtttaattaattattcaaaaCAAACCTTTTCTAAATAGACTCGTTTGCGGTTAGAAACTGTCTTTAAATTACAGCAACTGATATCAGGAGGCTGAAAACAACTATTTTTACCGGAGAACGACCCACAGGCGAACACTTCAGGGTCGATGTTCGAGATGATAATCGCGGCGTGAaagttcaaaatgtcaggcGATTAGCTCAAGTGTCTGATTACAAGACGCTGTCAAATTTTTGCGTTTTATTTACCCAAGCTAGATTTGCGATAAAAAGTAAGATGAAGTGATACTTTTATCCAGAAAAATAGTTTTGAGAGGTAAATCCATGTACCAGATTGACTTTTTGGTCCACAAAGTTGACCTAACTTTGGAAGTGATGAGACATAGCCTTGGcgtataattttgaaaaattgttaaaaattcagGTTCATATTACATGTGGATCTGACAACACGAAATAAGTACTCAAACATTATATTTAAATAATACGGGTTAGCTTTCCCAGCTACGCACAATATCTTGGCTTGCTAGCCTTCGCAAAAAGTGTAATTTAGAGGCGAGTTTTGCTCTTTCAGGGACAAAATACTAAAGGCCGTCtggagaagaaaataaaaatccaaACAACCTCAAAGTTACAGTTTTGAAACAAGTTAGTAAAAACCTTCTCCCTgacaaattttcagaaaatcgATTTTTTCCATATTGCATAGGTGTAGGTGACTTTTACAGCAAGTCGCTCTTAAAACTGTTAAACAACATAAAAGATATACACAGCAAAAGGAATGAGAAGCACGGATGTaaacaaatggacaagattgaaacggattgcatacCGACCCGCATACCGACGCgccttttttcaagtttatgggaaatcgcctggataaaggtggtttttgctcagaatcatcttatttgcgatgtaacgataattttatcagtaaaggaattccacattaccattttcgaatttTAAACTCGTTATAAACGAacgatttcccctaaacacccaaAAATAACGCGATAAAGCCCTTTTAAGTAACAAGGGAGGCCAAAAATGGCCGCTCCTCGCAAACAGCGTTGGCTAGTCGAGGCAAGTAGCGACATGTCATTAGAGCTTGTCAAATTTGAATTACAGGAAATAGCATAAATAGCACCGAAACTGCTTTGGTTAAAGTTTTAAATGATATAGCTATTGATATTGATAGGAACAGGGCTGTTATTTTCTTATTACTGGATCTATCCGCTGCTTTTGATACGGTCGATCACTCAATACTTTTGAACCAATTAGCTCATCGTTTTGGTTTACGTGCATGGTTCAGCTTTGGCTTGGTTCAGATCATATCTGAGCGACAGATATCACTTTGTTTGTATTCGGGGTGTTAGGTCTGCTACGCGTTTCTTATCGTGGGTTGTGCCTCAGGGATCTGTGCTGGGACCGATACTATACTTACTTTATGTCTTGCCACTCGGGGATATTGTGAGGCGATGCAACATGGGTTTTCATTTTTATGCTGATGATACCCAGTTGTATCTCTCTTTCAATTCCCTGAGTGCCGATGATCGGGTTAGTTCCGTTTCCCGGGTTGAATCTTGTGTTAGAGAGATCGACAACTGGATGACCCGCAATAAACTTAAGCTAAATAGAGACAAAACTGAATTACTTGTCATAAGCTCTAGGTACCGGCCCCGTCCATCTTTAGACAGTATAGTAGTGGGGAATTGTCGTGTGTGTCCTTCAGTCTCGGCCAGGAACATAGGAGTAGTTTTCGATCAGACGTTATTTCTAGAGAAACATGTAAACTCTGTTTGCAAGGCTGCCTTGTTCCATCTGAGAAATATTGCTAAGATTCGCGAGtattggtcagaaccaatcaaatgttttgttttcaaatcaagtgaGCGCCCTGCATGGCGTACTTTATGGCGCGTaagtttcttctgcttaaccatctcaattttttcatgtatattattattattgataagtaatcacatgatttttatCGTGCAATTTAGattaaataagcacttgtaaagttttcaaagactacaaattgtacttgccctacgggctcgtgcaattttggtcgtaACACTCCCGTCCTCAGGGGCtctcctgcctccccacctccaccccgacagtctgtgtGGGCGGACGGGTGGACGGAAGGACGTActtgacgtcataaccaaagcttatcgcatggatagat from Montipora capricornis isolate CH-2021 chromosome 2, ASM3666992v2, whole genome shotgun sequence includes the following:
- the LOC138037005 gene encoding uncharacterized protein, producing MVQFVVSVFHVHLTGVFDIDNSHLQLTICPRHRDSFGVRWRSNKTNCTAPISWCSHPTKPVRGERGITLSQSRQLFHSSGVLLPVASQICRQCRGKLDGEILEAPVPTEETVASAAFVTADPGLCKESRDGNQQTAASAASGLSEKPQEGNIKENVSSDIDMENLADAVLQLHLQEPDTYQPSSPKSDSPTSSSTDLSDNTPSENDSKVHRRIKLNEFLRCCNAPTIGPSKKRWAETSVRTKKGHIAKAKNLVVAGLEVIAPGDAGHLWEALRNSGTVEKEFGIAEESPEQQKYLNALAETYRYASCWETRRQVLSIMADLISFKRIQHYIPGLTEYRFKMARHHALQYGRGAEVSMLKSPRLRIELTQLDHFLDYVTSPHVTQDLPFGQRHLRLSSGQVLETPNVIRTMIPSRLVRQYQVYCKETEFKPFGAATMLRILSACSATVRKSLQGLDYTAAAGAKGFDDLSTLIERLEEMGLSKEAAKSWERSLKESKQYLKSDFKVKHCRLVKAILSYKKIFTHRQ